In one Pelagibaculum spongiae genomic region, the following are encoded:
- a CDS encoding YicC/YloC family endoribonuclease — protein MTVRSMTAFARHTEQGEAGSVTWELRSVNHRYLEMNIKLPEQMRELENALREKIKAKLSRGKVDIFLKYQLSSGSESLQVNEETAKALSDATRKVQSIFWDSAPVTAIDVLNWPGVLKTSSATPEALQKVALAGLDAALDNMLEARMREGEEMKNHILPRLDKVDSHVTEVRKLVPEIIAKQQEKIRDRLTQIVTETNPERLEQELVLLAQKLDVDEEMDRLVTHINEVRRILTKGGVIGRRLDFLMQEMNREANTLSSKSAASDTTGASVDIKVLIEQMREQIQNIE, from the coding sequence ATGACAGTCAGAAGCATGACCGCCTTCGCGAGACATACAGAGCAAGGCGAAGCAGGGTCTGTCACTTGGGAATTAAGATCGGTTAACCACCGTTATCTTGAGATGAATATTAAACTGCCAGAGCAAATGCGAGAGCTAGAAAATGCGCTGCGTGAAAAAATCAAAGCCAAGCTAAGCCGCGGCAAGGTCGATATCTTCCTCAAGTACCAGCTGTCTTCAGGTTCAGAAAGTCTGCAAGTCAATGAAGAAACAGCCAAAGCTTTGTCTGATGCCACTCGAAAAGTACAGTCAATTTTTTGGGACTCTGCCCCAGTAACTGCAATTGATGTACTCAACTGGCCCGGTGTTTTAAAAACCTCATCGGCCACACCAGAAGCATTGCAAAAAGTCGCCTTAGCCGGTTTAGATGCCGCTTTGGACAACATGCTTGAAGCGCGTATGCGTGAAGGCGAAGAAATGAAAAACCACATTTTGCCGCGACTGGATAAGGTTGATAGCCATGTCACAGAAGTGCGCAAACTGGTGCCAGAAATCATCGCCAAGCAGCAAGAAAAAATTCGCGATCGACTAACTCAAATCGTCACCGAAACTAACCCTGAGCGACTAGAGCAAGAGCTGGTTTTATTAGCTCAAAAGCTCGATGTTGATGAAGAAATGGATCGGCTAGTCACTCATATAAACGAAGTTCGTCGCATTTTAACCAAAGGTGGCGTCATTGGCCGTCGCTTGGATTTCCTGATGCAAGAAATGAACCGCGAAGCCAACACACTTTCTTCAAAATCCGCCGCATCAGACACCACCGGTGCATCGGTCGATATTAAAGTGTTAATTGAGCAAATGCGGGAACAGATTCAGAATATTGAATAG
- a CDS encoding DUF1127 domain-containing protein, producing the protein MHSPAVVNSSELKQPAIESSHQPVVKGLFDTIKLWFARAQQRRQLAQLSDQLLKDIGLERTAALKESRKWFWQA; encoded by the coding sequence ATGCATTCACCAGCCGTTGTTAATTCATCAGAACTCAAACAACCCGCCATTGAAAGCAGCCATCAACCGGTGGTCAAAGGGTTATTTGATACTATTAAGCTCTGGTTTGCCCGCGCTCAACAGCGGCGGCAACTGGCTCAGTTGAGCGATCAATTGTTGAAAGATATTGGTCTGGAACGCACTGCGGCCCTCAAAGAGAGCCGCAAGTGGTTTTGGCAGGCGTAG
- a CDS encoding rubredoxin, producing the protein MRSWKCIICGFIYSEATGWPEDGIAPGTAWEDVPEDWCCPECGVGKSDFEMVEVG; encoded by the coding sequence ATGAGAAGTTGGAAATGTATTATTTGTGGTTTTATCTACAGCGAAGCGACTGGTTGGCCTGAAGACGGCATTGCTCCGGGAACTGCTTGGGAAGATGTTCCTGAAGATTGGTGTTGCCCAGAATGTGGTGTAGGTAAAAGTGACTTTGAGATGGTTGAGGTGGGGTGA
- the pyrE gene encoding orotate phosphoribosyltransferase → MALQQYQREFIEFAISQGVLKFGEFTLKSGRVSPYFFNAGLFQSGSALAHLGRCYAKAIEATSIDYDLLFGPAYKGIPLVSTTAIAMADHHNKDLPWCFNRKEKKQHGEGGQLVGAPLKGKVLLIDDVITAGTAIRESMELISAAGAELAGVVIALDRQEKGQGELSAVQEVARDFGAPVISVVSLSQLAEYLQEQSTQADILSSIDAYRERYGIAVE, encoded by the coding sequence ATGGCCTTACAGCAGTATCAGAGAGAATTTATTGAATTTGCAATTTCTCAGGGCGTTCTGAAATTTGGTGAATTTACCCTGAAATCTGGTCGGGTTAGCCCTTACTTTTTTAATGCAGGCTTGTTTCAGTCGGGCAGTGCGTTAGCGCATTTGGGCCGTTGTTATGCCAAGGCGATTGAAGCGACTTCAATTGATTATGATTTATTGTTTGGCCCAGCCTATAAGGGCATTCCTCTAGTAAGTACCACGGCAATTGCCATGGCCGATCACCATAATAAAGATCTTCCTTGGTGTTTTAACCGTAAGGAAAAAAAGCAACATGGTGAAGGTGGTCAGTTGGTGGGCGCACCGTTAAAAGGCAAGGTTTTGCTGATTGACGATGTAATTACTGCTGGTACAGCGATTCGAGAGTCTATGGAATTGATTAGCGCTGCTGGTGCAGAACTGGCGGGCGTGGTGATTGCTTTAGACCGACAAGAAAAGGGTCAAGGCGAGTTGTCAGCGGTACAAGAAGTAGCACGAGATTTTGGGGCACCGGTGATTTCTGTGGTGAGTCTCTCGCAATTGGCAGAATATTTACAGGAACAATCGACGCAAGCTGATATTCTTTCATCTATTGATGCATATCGTGAACGATACGGCATAGCAGTTGAATGA
- a CDS encoding bifunctional O-acetylhomoserine aminocarboxypropyltransferase/cysteine synthase: MKLETLAIHAGFQPDPTTKAVATPIYQTTSFAFDSTQHGADLFDLKVPGNIYTRIMNPTQDVLEQRVAAMEGGVAALAFASGMAAITASIQTLARAGDNIVSVSKLYGGTYNLFAHTFPQQGLEVRFAAPEDVDGLAALIDDNTKAVFCESIGNPAGNIVDIGALAQAAHSKGVPLIVDNTVATPALCKPIEHGADIVVHSLTKYMGGHGTSVGGIVVDSGTFPWAENAKRFPAFNQPDPSYHGVVYTEAFGPAAYIGRCRVVPLRNMGAAISPLNAFQIMQGIETLSLRMERHCQNAKAVAEHLKKHPAVEWVNYAGLETDYFYPLAKKYMNGHASGILSFGIKGGAAAGAKFIDALQLVVRLVNIGDAKSLACHPATTTHRQLNEEELKAAGVGADMVRLSIGIEHIDDIIADIDQALAAAS, from the coding sequence ATGAAACTTGAGACTTTGGCTATCCACGCTGGATTTCAGCCAGATCCAACCACTAAAGCTGTCGCAACGCCTATTTATCAAACCACCTCTTTCGCCTTTGATAGCACCCAACATGGCGCAGATCTGTTTGATCTTAAAGTACCCGGTAACATCTATACCCGGATTATGAATCCGACCCAAGATGTATTGGAACAGCGGGTTGCTGCAATGGAAGGCGGTGTTGCTGCATTGGCTTTTGCTTCTGGTATGGCGGCGATTACTGCCAGTATTCAAACACTGGCCCGTGCTGGCGATAATATTGTTTCTGTCAGCAAATTATATGGCGGCACTTACAATCTATTCGCCCACACTTTTCCACAGCAAGGGCTCGAAGTTCGTTTTGCTGCACCTGAAGATGTCGATGGTCTGGCAGCACTGATTGATGACAACACCAAAGCGGTATTTTGTGAGTCTATCGGCAACCCTGCTGGCAACATTGTCGACATAGGTGCATTAGCACAAGCAGCCCACAGCAAAGGCGTACCATTGATTGTGGATAACACGGTTGCCACACCGGCATTGTGTAAACCAATTGAACATGGCGCAGATATTGTGGTGCATTCCCTGACCAAATATATGGGTGGCCACGGCACCAGCGTTGGTGGAATTGTTGTCGATTCAGGTACTTTCCCATGGGCAGAAAATGCCAAGCGTTTTCCAGCGTTTAACCAGCCAGACCCTTCTTACCATGGTGTGGTTTATACCGAAGCATTCGGCCCTGCTGCTTATATTGGCCGCTGTCGTGTGGTGCCACTGCGCAATATGGGTGCTGCGATTTCACCATTAAACGCATTCCAGATTATGCAAGGCATTGAAACACTTAGCCTGAGAATGGAACGCCATTGCCAAAATGCTAAAGCCGTCGCCGAGCATTTGAAAAAACACCCTGCGGTTGAATGGGTGAATTATGCAGGTCTGGAAACCGATTATTTCTATCCGCTGGCCAAGAAATATATGAACGGCCACGCATCAGGCATTTTAAGTTTTGGTATTAAAGGCGGCGCAGCTGCCGGTGCTAAATTTATTGATGCGCTGCAACTGGTGGTTCGGCTGGTCAATATTGGTGATGCGAAATCACTGGCATGTCATCCAGCAACCACAACTCACCGCCAATTAAATGAAGAAGAATTGAAAGCTGCTGGCGTGGGTGCTGACATGGTTCGGCTTTCAATTGGTATCGAACATATTGACGATATTATTGCTGATATTGACCAAGCACTAGCTGCAGCGAGTTAA
- a CDS encoding PLP-dependent aminotransferase family protein: MAKKRYQIIAEELLLQIEQGRWHAGQKLPSLRSLADQKQVSISTVQQAYWLMERRGWVEAKNKSGFYVSSDAVLETQLPRKPGCKIIPCGLSQWRISLNSTNHDPDEIPHLFGRATPDLTLSSLNPLKKSLSRLARSANPISLGYGALQGVDSLRQQIARRMIDGGCKVLPQELIITSGCQEAICCALQAVTQPGDIVAFDSPTYYAIIQMIEAMGLQALEIPADPTTGISIGALQLAMEKWPIKVCVLTPNFGNPLGYLMPDEDKKKIIDLLNLHDVPLIEDDIYSDLDFRPGRPKAIKAFDTEDRVILCSSFSKSVVPGVRVGWVIPGRYFEQVEQQKYIVSLNSATLPQLAMAEFLEGGHYDRHIRRVKQLYAHRRDLVKDLIRKYFPKGTRISCPKGGLMLWVELPQSIDALKLSTAALKQGISIAPGPMFSVSDKYSHYFRFCYGSFDEIKDIAAVEKLGELAYGLSKL; the protein is encoded by the coding sequence ATGGCCAAGAAACGCTACCAGATTATCGCTGAAGAACTGTTGTTACAGATTGAGCAGGGGCGCTGGCATGCCGGGCAAAAGCTACCTTCATTGCGCAGTTTGGCCGATCAGAAGCAGGTCAGCATCTCAACGGTGCAGCAAGCCTATTGGTTGATGGAAAGACGAGGTTGGGTTGAGGCTAAAAACAAATCTGGTTTTTATGTCAGTAGCGATGCGGTACTAGAAACGCAATTGCCTCGTAAGCCGGGTTGTAAAATTATTCCTTGTGGTTTGTCACAATGGCGAATTTCACTTAATTCAACCAATCATGATCCAGATGAAATCCCTCATTTGTTTGGCAGAGCGACACCAGATTTAACCCTTTCTTCGCTTAATCCACTGAAAAAATCCTTATCGCGACTGGCGCGTTCAGCCAACCCAATTAGTTTGGGATATGGTGCGCTGCAGGGTGTCGATAGTTTGCGGCAACAAATTGCCCGGCGAATGATTGATGGTGGCTGTAAGGTATTGCCACAAGAATTAATTATTACTTCTGGTTGTCAGGAAGCAATTTGCTGTGCATTGCAAGCGGTGACCCAGCCGGGCGATATTGTCGCTTTTGATTCACCCACCTATTACGCAATTATTCAGATGATTGAAGCGATGGGACTGCAAGCGCTCGAAATTCCAGCCGACCCAACCACGGGTATTAGTATTGGTGCATTACAATTGGCGATGGAAAAATGGCCAATAAAAGTCTGTGTTTTAACGCCGAATTTTGGAAATCCGCTCGGTTATTTAATGCCAGATGAAGATAAGAAAAAAATTATCGATTTATTAAATCTGCATGATGTACCGCTGATTGAAGATGATATTTATTCAGATCTAGATTTTCGTCCCGGTAGGCCAAAAGCGATTAAAGCATTTGATACAGAAGACAGAGTGATTTTATGCTCTTCTTTTTCAAAGTCAGTTGTGCCGGGTGTTCGCGTGGGTTGGGTTATTCCAGGGCGATATTTTGAACAGGTTGAACAGCAGAAATATATTGTCAGTTTAAATAGTGCAACTCTGCCGCAGCTGGCGATGGCAGAGTTTTTAGAGGGTGGCCATTACGACCGGCATATTCGCCGGGTAAAACAGCTTTATGCCCACCGGCGAGATTTAGTAAAAGACCTTATTCGTAAATATTTTCCTAAAGGCACTCGAATCAGCTGCCCAAAAGGCGGGCTAATGCTGTGGGTTGAGCTGCCTCAATCTATCGATGCACTTAAGCTTTCGACTGCGGCCCTTAAACAAGGGATTAGTATTGCACCGGGACCGATGTTTAGCGTCAGCGATAAATACAGTCATTATTTTCGATTTTGCTATGGCAGCTTTGATGAAATTAAAGATATTGCAGCAGTTGAAAAGTTAGGTGAATTGGCTTATGGATTGTCGAAATTATAA
- a CDS encoding homocysteine S-methyltransferase family protein, with protein MPQTSFSSFLENSHKLLVEGAILQRLQQAPGVELSSQFAHACAIYDSNGKTRLTNYYRQYLDIAQDYQLPILLGSATWHATSERLAESGQDPAQVNQDNVDFIRQLSKPYGGKAWLGGIMGCRFDTYSAEQALSADQAEFYHREQAEMLAQTDVDFLHGVTLPATSEAIGLGRAMAATGKDYILSFVLRNDGRLLDGNSLEQAIAECEADSAKSPICYFVNCTHPQALRLAFSMSENIPLLQDRLWGIQGNSFTPPALESASDIELDEVSPEEFAREMLALHSDFGLRALGGCCGTNQMHLEAIARGLPLAAMAS; from the coding sequence ATGCCTCAAACCAGTTTTTCTTCCTTTTTGGAAAACTCACATAAATTGCTCGTCGAAGGCGCAATCCTGCAAAGACTGCAGCAAGCACCTGGCGTTGAATTATCCAGCCAGTTTGCTCATGCCTGTGCCATCTACGACAGCAATGGCAAAACCCGGTTAACTAACTATTACCGCCAATATTTAGATATCGCCCAAGATTATCAATTACCGATTTTACTCGGTAGTGCGACTTGGCATGCCACCTCAGAACGGTTAGCCGAAAGTGGTCAAGATCCGGCGCAGGTGAATCAAGACAATGTCGATTTTATTCGCCAGCTTTCAAAACCTTATGGTGGAAAAGCTTGGTTAGGTGGCATTATGGGTTGTCGCTTCGATACCTATTCTGCAGAGCAGGCACTGAGTGCAGATCAGGCTGAATTTTATCACCGGGAGCAAGCAGAAATGTTGGCTCAAACTGATGTTGATTTTCTGCATGGCGTTACCTTGCCTGCAACTAGCGAAGCCATCGGCCTTGGCCGGGCAATGGCCGCTACCGGTAAAGACTATATTCTCAGCTTTGTATTGCGCAATGATGGCCGCTTACTTGATGGCAACAGCCTAGAGCAAGCAATTGCCGAATGCGAAGCCGATTCAGCTAAATCGCCAATATGCTATTTCGTTAATTGCACCCATCCGCAAGCATTACGATTGGCATTTTCAATGTCTGAAAATATTCCGCTGCTGCAAGATCGTTTATGGGGCATTCAAGGTAATAGCTTCACGCCACCTGCACTGGAAAGCGCTAGCGACATCGAATTGGATGAAGTTTCACCAGAAGAATTCGCCAGAGAAATGCTCGCATTGCATAGCGATTTTGGTTTAAGGGCACTCGGTGGTTGTTGCGGCACCAACCAAATGCACCTTGAAGCAATTGCCAGAGGTTTGCCGTTAGCGGCGATGGCATCATAA
- a CDS encoding rubredoxin, producing MRSWKCIICGFIYSEAAGWPEDGIAPGTAWEDVPENWYCPDCGVGKGDFEID from the coding sequence ATGAGAAGTTGGAAATGTATTATTTGTGGTTTTATCTACAGCGAAGCCGCTGGTTGGCCTGAAGACGGCATTGCTCCGGGAACGGCTTGGGAAGATGTGCCTGAAAACTGGTACTGCCCAGATTGTGGTGTAGGTAAGGGTGACTTTGAGATAGATTAA
- a CDS encoding DUF1186 domain-containing protein, with protein MTVELPVEAPFEASSARQQPTLPLSLDDLIKELSEFHQSYYPKVALQQAIDRRDEVTPRLLDGLQQALTLPQKVIDEDGTFLLFSSYLLAQFAEKKAFPLLLQLGHLPLGLAADLLGDIVPDAYPRMLASTYNGDLHLIKQLIEDTEANPYIRACALNSLVTLNYQQQLTADQLKEYLIHLLQGGLEGKKSVVWGELIRCCVLLNMQSQLPDIHNAFEQQLVDEDFYKLDDVEKALQHGAGDHWINPDEQYLINNVFAETESWACFQPEPLKAFANIPGQKDAFKQAFPELGDDFEVMDKLAAAAPEAAWASAPKQVRTEGQKIGRNDACPCGSGKKYKKCCMN; from the coding sequence ATGACCGTTGAATTGCCAGTTGAAGCCCCTTTTGAAGCCTCAAGCGCTCGGCAGCAGCCGACTCTGCCGTTATCTCTTGATGATCTGATCAAAGAATTGAGCGAGTTTCACCAGAGCTATTATCCAAAAGTAGCCCTGCAACAGGCGATTGATCGTAGAGATGAAGTTACTCCTCGCTTGCTCGATGGCTTACAACAAGCGCTGACCTTGCCACAAAAAGTGATTGATGAAGACGGCACATTTTTGCTGTTCTCTAGCTACCTTCTGGCGCAGTTTGCTGAGAAAAAAGCCTTCCCGCTGTTATTACAACTAGGGCATTTGCCGCTAGGTTTGGCTGCAGATTTGCTGGGCGATATCGTGCCAGATGCCTACCCGCGTATGCTAGCATCGACTTATAACGGTGACCTACACCTGATCAAACAATTGATCGAAGATACCGAAGCTAATCCTTACATTCGTGCTTGTGCTTTAAACAGCCTGGTGACCTTAAATTACCAACAGCAGCTGACAGCTGACCAATTGAAAGAGTATTTGATTCACTTGTTGCAAGGCGGTCTGGAAGGTAAAAAGTCAGTGGTTTGGGGCGAATTGATTCGTTGCTGCGTACTGCTCAATATGCAGTCACAACTGCCAGATATCCACAACGCATTTGAACAGCAACTGGTCGATGAAGATTTTTATAAGCTAGATGATGTCGAAAAAGCACTGCAGCATGGCGCAGGCGATCACTGGATTAATCCAGATGAGCAATATCTGATCAATAATGTATTTGCCGAAACCGAAAGCTGGGCCTGCTTCCAACCAGAACCGCTAAAAGCTTTTGCCAATATTCCCGGCCAGAAAGATGCATTCAAACAAGCTTTCCCTGAATTAGGCGATGACTTTGAAGTCATGGACAAGTTAGCCGCCGCCGCTCCAGAAGCAGCCTGGGCTTCTGCGCCAAAACAGGTGCGCACCGAAGGTCAGAAAATCGGTCGCAATGACGCTTGCCCATGTGGCAGCGGTAAGAAATACAAAAAGTGTTGTATGAATTAA
- a CDS encoding acetate uptake transporter, protein MNNHLSQPLANPAPLGLMGFGMTTLLFNISNAGFFPVSAMLMTMGIFYGGLAQIIAGMLEFRRGNTFGVMAFISYGLFWWTLIGLMMFPRLGWADPTPDGFMGCYSVAWGLMSLGFLICALKMDKLTRFVFTMVVVLYSLLALQSFTGSELIGRLAGWDGIVVGLSAMYQATALVVNEVWGREVLPMGSAPAENKIALKAA, encoded by the coding sequence GTGAACAACCATTTAAGTCAACCGTTAGCTAACCCAGCGCCTTTAGGGCTGATGGGTTTTGGCATGACGACTTTACTATTTAATATTTCTAATGCTGGATTTTTTCCGGTTAGCGCGATGCTAATGACCATGGGTATTTTTTATGGTGGCTTGGCACAGATCATTGCCGGTATGTTGGAGTTTCGTCGTGGCAATACTTTTGGCGTAATGGCATTTATCTCTTATGGCCTATTCTGGTGGACTTTAATCGGTTTAATGATGTTCCCGCGTTTAGGCTGGGCCGACCCAACACCTGATGGGTTCATGGGCTGTTATTCGGTTGCTTGGGGATTAATGAGTTTGGGATTTTTAATCTGCGCATTGAAAATGGATAAGCTAACCCGCTTTGTCTTCACCATGGTGGTGGTGCTTTATAGCTTATTGGCGCTACAGAGTTTCACTGGATCTGAACTAATTGGTCGACTGGCTGGCTGGGATGGCATTGTGGTCGGTTTGAGCGCGATGTATCAGGCGACTGCCTTGGTGGTGAATGAAGTATGGGGCCGAGAAGTGTTGCCGATGGGGAGCGCGCCTGCAGAAAATAAGATTGCCTTAAAAGCTGCGTAA
- a CDS encoding transcriptional regulator has translation MKKLTSAEREALLLELLDKLYKKEMTQGKVSRYLRKDYLEFNQDKYAKLVKISRRTLSDIENDTGQQTQMVLNKAFRPFNIQMQLVPTDISVLNNIL, from the coding sequence ATGAAAAAATTAACCAGTGCTGAGCGAGAAGCGTTGCTGCTGGAATTACTCGATAAATTGTATAAAAAAGAAATGACTCAAGGGAAGGTGTCAAGATATTTGCGTAAAGATTATTTAGAATTCAATCAAGATAAATATGCAAAGCTGGTAAAGATTAGCCGTCGTACACTATCTGATATTGAAAACGATACCGGCCAGCAAACGCAAATGGTATTAAATAAAGCTTTTCGCCCATTTAATATCCAAATGCAGTTAGTGCCGACCGATATTTCAGTGCTGAATAATATTTTGTAA
- the rph gene encoding ribonuclease PH, which produces MRPSERAVDQLRTIKVTRNFTCHAEGSVLIEFGNTKVLCNATVSEEIPRWLRGQGQGWVTAEYGMLPRATHTRNRREAASGKQGGRTMEIQRLIARSLRAAVNLKTLGENSITVDCDVIQADGGTRTASITGGCIALYDALQKMVEAGKLKKNPMERFVAAISVGIYKGTPVLDLDYPEDSDAETDMNVVMDENGGFIEVQGTAEAAPFSAEEMSNMLALAQKGINDLVAVQKEALGL; this is translated from the coding sequence ATGCGCCCTAGCGAGCGAGCAGTAGACCAACTTCGCACCATCAAAGTTACCCGTAATTTCACTTGTCATGCCGAAGGCTCTGTGCTGATTGAATTTGGCAATACCAAGGTGTTATGTAATGCCACAGTAAGCGAAGAGATTCCTCGTTGGTTGCGTGGCCAAGGCCAGGGTTGGGTGACTGCGGAATATGGCATGTTGCCGCGCGCAACCCATACCCGTAACCGTCGTGAAGCGGCTAGCGGTAAGCAAGGTGGCCGTACCATGGAAATTCAACGACTGATTGCCCGTAGTTTGCGCGCAGCGGTCAATCTGAAAACCCTTGGTGAGAATTCGATCACTGTTGACTGTGATGTGATTCAGGCCGATGGCGGAACACGGACAGCTTCCATTACCGGCGGTTGCATTGCATTGTATGACGCACTGCAGAAAATGGTTGAAGCCGGAAAGTTAAAGAAAAATCCGATGGAGCGTTTTGTTGCTGCAATCTCGGTCGGTATCTATAAAGGCACGCCAGTTCTGGATTTAGATTATCCAGAAGATTCTGATGCTGAAACTGATATGAACGTTGTGATGGATGAAAACGGCGGCTTTATCGAAGTTCAGGGTACTGCAGAAGCTGCGCCTTTCTCGGCAGAAGAAATGAGCAATATGCTGGCACTGGCGCAAAAAGGTATTAACGACCTAGTTGCCGTGCAGAAAGAAGCTTTAGGCCTTTAA
- the recG gene encoding ATP-dependent DNA helicase RecG — MTELPSSHSLTALKGVGDKLASKLAESLGLHSLQDLLFHLPLRYEDRTRITPIAAVRPMDHVVVQGEIVSSEIQFGKRRTLLCRIRDQNGLLTLRFFHFNPNQKKSMQPGKQLRAYGEVRPGPYSLELVHPEYRVLKEDENPALEQSLTPIYPTTEGINQNRLRSMIDQALDRLQKGQLLEELLPENIRRQFHLPDLRQAILAVHRPSPDMPVMDLLAGTHPAQQRLAFEELMAHNLSLLRVRQSIQIHQAPALARGGKAATQFQQNLPFQLTGAQQRVANEAAADLSQSLPMLRLVQGDVGSGKTVVAALAAMQAVDSGFQAAVMAPTEILAEQHYLNFKSWCEPLGIEVGWIAGKLKGKARQQMEQKVADGTVRIIVGTHALFQQSVNFESLALVVIDEQHRFGVHQRLALREKGVDGKLVPHQLIMTATPIPRTLAMTAYADLDTSVIDELPPGRTPINTVVMADTRRAQVIDRVYTACMQGKQAYWVCTLIDESEVLQCQAAETTAEQLRLTLPDLKIGLIHGRMKSAEKAEVMAQFKANQLNLLIATTVIEVGVDVPNSTLMVIENPERLGLAQLHQLRGRVGRGSQQSHCVLMYSNPLSQQSRERLAVMRESTDGFVIAKKDLELRGPGEVLGTRQTGLASLKIADLLRDQELLPAVKSASEQFMQQTQSQPQMVETLIRRWLGQKEQYGVV, encoded by the coding sequence GTGACAGAGCTTCCATCATCACATTCTTTGACCGCTTTGAAAGGGGTCGGCGACAAACTAGCGAGTAAGCTAGCAGAATCACTCGGTTTGCATAGTTTGCAAGACTTGTTGTTTCATTTGCCGCTCCGTTATGAGGATAGAACAAGAATCACACCGATAGCTGCGGTAAGGCCGATGGATCACGTGGTGGTGCAAGGCGAAATCGTTTCATCTGAGATTCAGTTTGGTAAGCGGCGTACTTTGTTGTGTCGGATTCGAGATCAAAACGGGCTTTTAACGCTGCGTTTTTTCCATTTTAATCCCAACCAGAAAAAATCAATGCAGCCGGGCAAGCAATTGCGGGCTTATGGTGAAGTGCGTCCCGGACCTTATTCATTAGAGTTGGTGCACCCGGAATATCGAGTATTAAAAGAAGATGAGAATCCTGCTTTAGAACAAAGCTTAACGCCGATTTATCCCACCACTGAAGGCATTAATCAAAACCGTTTACGCAGCATGATTGACCAAGCATTAGACCGATTGCAAAAAGGCCAATTACTAGAAGAATTATTGCCAGAAAATATTCGCCGCCAGTTCCACTTACCTGATTTACGCCAAGCAATATTAGCGGTTCATCGACCTTCGCCCGATATGCCTGTGATGGATTTACTTGCAGGTACTCACCCGGCACAACAGAGGCTGGCCTTTGAAGAGCTGATGGCACATAACCTCAGCTTGCTGCGCGTGCGCCAGTCGATTCAAATCCATCAAGCACCAGCCTTAGCTAGGGGTGGTAAAGCGGCGACTCAATTTCAACAAAACCTGCCCTTTCAACTCACCGGTGCCCAGCAGCGAGTGGCTAACGAAGCTGCAGCGGATTTAAGCCAGAGCCTGCCAATGCTTCGGTTGGTTCAGGGTGATGTCGGTTCAGGCAAAACGGTGGTTGCCGCATTAGCTGCCATGCAAGCAGTTGATAGTGGTTTTCAGGCAGCGGTAATGGCACCGACCGAAATTCTGGCTGAGCAGCATTATTTAAATTTCAAAAGCTGGTGTGAGCCGTTAGGTATCGAAGTGGGTTGGATTGCCGGTAAATTAAAAGGCAAAGCCCGTCAGCAGATGGAACAAAAAGTGGCCGATGGAACAGTAAGAATTATTGTTGGCACCCATGCGCTATTTCAGCAATCGGTTAATTTTGAATCCTTGGCTTTGGTAGTAATTGATGAGCAGCACCGGTTTGGCGTACATCAGCGATTGGCGCTTCGAGAAAAAGGGGTCGATGGCAAATTAGTACCGCACCAGCTGATTATGACGGCTACACCGATTCCAAGAACCTTAGCGATGACTGCATATGCTGATTTAGACACTTCAGTTATCGATGAATTGCCACCCGGTAGAACGCCAATTAATACTGTTGTTATGGCAGATACTCGACGCGCCCAGGTAATTGATCGAGTCTATACCGCCTGCATGCAAGGCAAGCAGGCTTATTGGGTGTGTACCTTAATTGACGAATCCGAAGTCTTGCAGTGTCAGGCGGCAGAAACCACCGCCGAGCAACTACGTTTAACCTTGCCTGACCTAAAAATTGGTTTAATTCATGGCCGAATGAAATCGGCTGAAAAAGCTGAAGTGATGGCACAATTTAAAGCCAATCAATTAAATTTATTAATTGCCACCACGGTGATTGAAGTCGGTGTTGATGTACCGAATTCGACGTTAATGGTGATTGAAAACCCGGAGCGGTTAGGTTTGGCGCAATTGCACCAGTTACGCGGCCGAGTAGGTCGTGGCAGCCAGCAAAGCCATTGTGTATTGATGTATTCCAACCCGCTATCACAGCAAAGCCGTGAACGATTAGCTGTGATGCGTGAATCTACCGATGGTTTTGTTATTGCCAAAAAAGATCTTGAATTACGCGGCCCGGGTGAAGTGCTTGGTACCCGACAAACTGGATTAGCTAGTTTAAAAATTGCTGATTTATTGCGAGATCAAGAATTATTACCGGCAGTAAAATCGGCTAGCGAACAATTTATGCAACAAACGCAGAGCCAGCCGCAAATGGTTGAAACGTTAATCCGACGTTGGTTGGGTCAGAAAGAGCAATATGGTGTGGTTTAA